The nucleotide window CCTGGCGGTTATGTGATGAACTCCCAGCCTGGATTGTATCGCCATGTGTTGGTGCTGGATTTCAAAAGCCTGTACCCGTCGATTATTCGCACCTTCAAAGTTGATCCTTGGGGGTTGGTGGAAGGTTTGCTGGCGGCGGAAAAGGATGCTGACCAAGTGATTGAAGGTTTTCGCGGTGCCTGGTTTCATCGCCACAAACATTACTTGCCGGACATCATTACCAGCCTATGGCAGCAGCGGGACCAGGCTAAAGCCGAAGGTGACCAGGCGAGATCCCAGGCGTTAAAAATTCTGATGAACTCTTTTTACGGGGTGCTCGGCTCCGGCGGTTGCCGCTTTTACGACACCCGTCTGGCCAGCTCCATCACCTTGCGCGGCCACCAAATTATGCAAACCACCGCCCAGTGGATAGAGGAAAAAGGCTATCGGGTGATTTATGGGGATACGGATTCCACCTTTGTGTGGTTGGAGCACTGCTCCAGCAACGAGCACGCGCAACAAGTTGGCAAAAAGCTCGCCGATACCATCAATACAAAATGGCGCTCAGAGTTGGCTGAAAAACACCGGCTGGACTGCCATTTGGAAATAGAGTTTGAAACCCACTTCAGCCGTTTTTTAATGCCCACTATTCGAGGCTCCGAGGCTGGCAGTAAAAAACGCTACGCCGGCATGATCGAAACCGATCAGGGCGAAAAGCTGGTTTTTAAAGGCCTTGAAACGGTGCGTACCGACTGGACGGATCTGGCCAAACAGTTTCAGGTGCAACTGTTTGAAAAGCTGTTCCACGACGCTGATCCCTGCGAGCTGATTCGTTGCACGGTAAACGATACTCTACGGGGGAAATGCGACGGAGAATTAGTGTACCGCAAGCGTTTGCGCCGTCGTCTCGACCGCTACCAGAAAAATGTACCGCCTCATGTGCGTGCTGCCCGTTTGGCCGACCAGAAAAATCAACAGCAAGGTAAGCCGTTGCGTTATCAGCGCAAAGGCTGGATCAATTACGTGATGACCGTTAACGGGCCAGAACCGGTGGAATACCTGACCAGCCCTATCGATTATCAGCACTACATTGATCGCCAGCTAAAGCCGGTTGCAGACGCCATACTGCCGTTTGCGGGTTTGGAATTTGAAAGTATTGTGAGTGCACAGATGGGGTTGCTGTAACAGTGGCCCTGTAACTTATACCCGTTGTGAAAATCGGAATGATGAAAGCCTTAAGCCCTATAAAAAAACCTGTTGAAGTCCCATTAATCCGTGGCGTTTTTATCTGCGTGATTGTTGCCTTAGCAGCCTCGTTTATAGCAAACCACTACGGTGGCCCGGTGATGTTGTTTGCTCTGCTGCTGGGGATGGCGGTGAATTTTTTGGCGACGGATAAAGCCAGCGCTGCCGGTATCGACTTTTCAGCCAACGTTATTCTTAAAACCGGTGTGGCTCTATTGGGCGGACGAATCCTGTTTGAAGATATTTCCAGCCTGGGCTTATTGGGGGTGGCAGTGGTCGTCGCCTCCACGCTAGTCACTATTATGTTTGGCGCTCTGTTGGCCCGTTTGCTCAAGGTGCCCACCAATCTGGGTTTGCTGTCTGGCGGTGCGGTGGCCATTTGCGGGGTTTCCGCCACCATGACCTTGTCGACGGTAATGCCAAAAAATGAGCAGACCGAACGCTACATTGGCTTAACCGTGGTGATGGTGTCGGTGATTGGCTCTGTGGCGATGATTAGTTACCCCATTGTGATGCAACAACTGCAACTGAGTCCCGCTGCTACGGGCTTTATTCTGGGGGCGTCTATTCATGATGTTTCTCATGTGGCTGGTGCCAGTTTCAGCATCTCCCCGGAGGTGGGACACACTGCCATGGTGGTCAAAATGCTGCGCGTTGCCATGTTGATACCCATTGCCTGGATGTTCTTTTGGTATTTTCGAGGTAATGCTGCAGATGCGGGTAATGCAACAGCCACTGATCGCAGTGGCTTGCGCCTGCCGCTGTTTTTGATTGTTTTTGTGGTGCTTTGTTGTGTGAATAACTTTGGCTGGATTCCACAGCCAGTGGCTGCTGGAATGGAGGTGATTTCCCGATGGTGTTTTGTGATTGCGATTGTCGCCCTGGGAATCAAAACGTCGTTTCAGGGGTTGGCGGGTATCGGTTGGCGGCCGGTATTATTGGTGATACTGCAAAGTTTGTTTTTGGGCTTTTTGGCGGTGTTCTGGGCTTTGTATAGCTACTAACTAGAGTACACGCCGCCCAATATCACATCGCTTTTTGCGCCAGTTACTGCGGGTAGATTTCCGGATAGCTTTTCCAGTGTTCTTTTTGCCATCCAGGCAAAAGCGACGCACTCCACCTGTTTGGGATCGATGCCCAGAATCGCGGTAGTCGCTAATTGGGCTGGGTGCAGCATGGCTTCCAGTCGTGCTGTGAGTTGACCATTAAATGCGCCGCCGCCACAGAGAAATACCTCGTTGACATTGCCGCAGTCTTTAATGGCGTCGGCTACGGTGCGCGCGGTAAATTCCAGCAGGGTGGCTTGTACGTCTTGCGCCGATAATTCCCGGCCAAGTTCTGCCAGTATTCGTTGTAGCCAGCTCAGGTTAAAGTCTTCCCGCCCAGTGCTTTTGGGGGTGGGGCGCTGCAAGTAGGGATGAGCCATAAAGCGCTTTAGCAGTTCCAATTGCACCTTGCCGCTGGCGGCCCATTGGCCGTTTTTGTCATAGGGCTGTTGTAGATGCAGCTGGCACCAGTCGTCCATCACCATATTGGCGGGGCCGGTGTCGTAGCCTACTGCCTCTTGCCCGGCTGGTAGCCAGGTAATATTGGCAATGCCCCCCAAATTAACTACCGCGCGGTTGCGTTGGGAGTGGCGAAACAGGGCGTTGTGCAAGGCTGGCGCCAGTGGTGCCCCGTGGCCGCCCGCGGCCATATCCCGGCGACGAAAGTCTGCCACGGTGGTAACGCCGGTACGCTGGGCGATGATATTGGGGTCGCCAATTTGCAGGGTAAACGGGTGCGCTTCTCCGGGCTCTGGCGGCCGGTGGCGGATTGTCTGGCCGTGGCTGCCAATGGCTGTAACCTGTTCCGGTTGAACGCCAGCTTTGGCCATGATTTGTTGGGCGGTGGCGGCAAACAGCTCGCCAATCCAGTGGTCGGTGTGGCCCAGCAAGTCCACGTGATCGTCCCCGGGGGTTGATAACGCCAGAATATCCCGGCGCAAAGCGGGTGGGATGTCACTTTCAATGTGGGCGATGGTATTGGGCTGTGTGCCGCCGAGTTCAACCAGTACTGCGTCTACAGCGTCCACGCTGGTGCCTGACATCAGGCCAATAAACAGTTGTGTGGCCTCGGCAGAAGGGGAGGTCATTAGCAGTTAGCCTTCGTTTTTTTTCGGCTTACCCAGTTGTGCCAACTGGTTTTGGTCGCGGTGCTTGGCCAGGCTGGCGATTAGCGGTTGGGTTTGCTTCAGAAATTCCGCTTTGTGTTTTTCAGCGATGGGTTTGGCCTGGGGCAGTTTGACGGTACGCGGGTTGCGATGCACCCCATTCACCAGAAATTCGTAGTGCAGGTGGGGGCCGGTTGCCAGACCGGTAGCGCCTACAGTGCCGATGGTTTGGCCTTGGCGCACGCTTTGGCCGCGTTTCACCTTGCGTTTGTGCAGGTGCAGGTATTTGGTGCTGTAACTTTGGCCGTGCTGAATAACCACGTAGTTGCCATTGGCACGGGTGTAGCCAGCTTTAACCACTTTGCCATCGCCAGAAGCATATATTGGGGTACCGGTAGGTGCAGCGTAATCAATGCCTCGGTGGGGCCTCACTTTTTTGGTGATCGGGTGCAATCGGCGCATATTGAAGCCGGAGCTGACTCGAGCAAAGTTAACCGGTGTGCGCAGGAAGGCTTTGCGCATGCTCAGGCCTTCCGGGGTGTAGTAATTGGCGTGGCCATTGGCGTCTTCAAAGCGCACTGCTTTAAAGGTTTTGCCTTGGTTGGTGAATTCTGCGGCAAGGATGTTGCCATTGCCTATTTTTGCGCCGTCCAGAAACTTCTCTTCGTAAAGCACCATAAAATGGTCGCCCTTGCGAATATCCAGGGCAAAATCCACATCCCAGCCAAAAATGCCCGCCAGCTCCATAATTAGGTCGTGGGGAATGCCCACGTTGTCTGCCGCCACAAACAGGGAGCTGGTGATCTCTGCTTCCCGGTAAGTGGCAGTTACTTGAGGCTCCAAAACAATATGCTCAGCCTCAAACTGATCGCCTTGATGTTTAAATTGCCAAGATTCCAGCTGTGATATTCGATAGCGCAACGTGTCCAACTGGCCATCTTGGTTCAGGCCAAACGACAGGGTTTGGCCAGGAATAAGGCGCTTGAGTTGTTTGGCGCTTTTGCTGGAACTGACAAAGCGATGTACGTCCTGAGGGCTTAGGGAGGCCTTTTTAAACAATGTACTGAGATTGTCGCCAGACTTAACGGTAATCTCTTTCCAGGTTAAAGCGGGTTTACTGGGCAGGGCGACAACGGGCTCTTCAACAGGCGGCGGTTGAATGATGGCATCAAAGTCGCTGACCGCCACAGCATCGCTTTTTTCAACATCGGTTAGCTTGTGTTTGGCGGATGCCGGCTCGCTGGGCATCAACGCCAAAGCCGCGACGACGACTATCGTGACGCCAGTCGCTGCCAGTAGGTGGGCGCGAGGCAGCGCCGGGCTAACCAGCCTTTGCCACAGGCCTGGACGTCGCCGACTGGTCATCGGTTTTGGTGAAGATGCTGATTTCATGGCGGCTTTTATAACAGAATCCGGGACTTGCATAAAGAAGTGAAGTCAAACTGTGAGCTGATATTGCCAGCTATAGAGCCGATTTGTGACCTTGTTTTTGTTGCCGGATAGGGTAAGGTGGCGGCCTTTATTCCATTGGCCTTTTGATATTTGTGAGTGTTGCCATGACCATGACCGGCGCGGAGCTAATCGCCGATTTACGAGCCCGCGGGCTGATTGCCCAAATGACAGCGGATAAAGAGCTGGAAGAACACCTGGATCAGTCGCGCACTCTGTATTGTGGCTTCGACCCCACCGCCGACAGCCTACATATAGGTAGCTTGGTGCCGCTGCTGACATTGACGCGCTTCCAGTTGGCCGGTCACAAACCCATAGCTTTGGTGGGCGGTGCCACTGGTTTGGTGGGCGACCCCAGTGGCAAGTCGGAAGAGCGCAACCTCAATACACCAGATGTGGTCGCCAATTGGGTAGACAAGTTGCGTGCCCAAGTCAGTGCCTTTGTCGATTTTGAGTGCGGTGATAATTCGGCGGTTGTGGTGAATAACCTGGATTGGTCCGGTGAGGTCAGGGTGCTGGACTTTCTGCGGGATATCGGCAAGCACTTTGCCGTTAACCAGATGGTTAAGAAGGAATCCGTTAAACAGCGCATCGAGCGCGAAGGTGAGGGCATCTCTTTTACTGAGTTCAGCTATATGATTCTGCAGTCCTGGGATTTCGCTGAGCTTAATAAAGCCCACAATTGCACCCTGCAAATTGGCGGTAGTGACCAATGGGGCAATATTACCGGTGGTACGGATTTGGCTCGGCGCCTGAATGGCAGCGAAGTATTTGGCCTGACCCTGCCTCTGGTGACCAAGTCCGATGGCAGTAAGTTTGGCAAAACGGCGTCGGGTACCATCTGGCTCGACCCGAAAAAAACGTCCCCTTACGCCTTTTATCAGTTCTGGATAAACAGTGCCGATGCAGATGTGTACAAATTCCTGCGTTACTTTACTTTTGTTCCTGTACAACACATTCATGACTGGGAACAATCTGGTGACCGTCACCAAAACGTACTGGCTGATGAGGTGACCAGGCTGGTCCATGGTGAGGAAGGTCTGCTCGCAGCGCAGAGAATAACGGCAGCGCTATTTGGTGGCTCTACTCAAATATTGACTGAAGACGATTTGTGCCAACTGCGTTTGGATGGGTTGCCCAGTAGCAACCTGCAGGCGAATGACTTGGTAAAACCGCTGACGGCGATACTTTCTGAACATGGTGTTGGTCAGGGCAAACAGATTAAAGACGCTTTGAGCAGGCACGCTGTACTGATCAATGAGCAGCCAATCGGGATGGATCGGAATATGTCAGCTGCCGAATTGTTGTCCAAAGAGAATGCCAAATACGGACGTTTCTTTTTGGTCAAGCTCGGTAAAAAGAAGTATCACTTGCTTGAGCTGATATAGTTCCTATCTGTTTCTATAATCCAAAACCCCTAGCCTTTCGGCTGGGGTTTTTTCGTTTTAGGGGTGTTGTTGGTGTGTATTTGAGGTTGTATTTGTACACAAAATGTTCATTGTCAAAAAAGATTCATATTGAGTGTTGACAGGAATTATTTGGGCGCTATTATTCGCGTCCCTCGCCGGGGTGGCCCGTTGATTTGATGTTTGATTCACCGGGTGGTTTTGGTAGAGGTTGGGTGTTGGTTAAGGTTTTGATTTGTTTGGTTTTTGTGTCTTTTTTTGAGTGGCACGAAAAAAGAATCAAAAAAGCGATTGACACTTTGGATGACAGCACTATAATGCGCATCCCTCGTCACCGAGCAGTGACGAACGTTCTTTAACAATTGATCAGGCAATGCGTGTGGGCACTTGCTGAGGTAATCAACGACACTGATTATCGAAAGTAAGTGACTCATCAATTCATTACGAATGTGAATTACGTTTACTATTCGAGCCAAGTTTAGGGTTACTTAAAAACCCACCTTCTTGACTGATCTTCGGATTGGGTAGAAGTAAAAGATTTAAACTGAAGAGTTTGATCATGGCTCAGATTGAACGCTGGCGGCAGGCCTAACACATGCAAGTCGAGCGCGAAAGGTCTTCGGACTGAGTAGAGCGGCGGACGGGTGAGTAACGCGTGGGAATCTACCCAGTAGCGGGGGATAACATGGAGAAATTCATGCTAATACCGCATACGCCCTACGGGGGAAAGGGGGGGATCTTCGGACCTTCCACTATTGGAGGAGCCCGCGTTAGATTAGCTAGTTGGTGGGGTAATGGCCTACCAAGGCGACGATCTATAGCTGGTCTGAGAGGATGATCAGCCACACTGGAACTGAGACACGGTCCAGACTCCTACGGGAGGCAGCAGTGGGGAATATTGCACAATGGGCGAAAGCCTGATGCAGCCATGCCGCGTGTGTGAAGAAGGCCCTAGGGTTGTAAAGCACTTTCAATTGGGAGGAAAGGTTGAAGGTTAATACCCTTTAACTGTGACGTTACCTTTAGAAGAAGCACCGGCAAACTCCGTGCCAGCAGCCGCGGTAATACGGAGGGTGCGAGCGTTAATCGGAATTACTGGGCGTAAAGCGCGCGTAGGCGGATGATTAAGTCAGCTGTGAAAGCCCCGGGCTCAACCTGGGAACTGCAGTTGATACTGGTCATCTAGAGTACAGTAGAGGGTGGTGGAATTTCCTGTGTAGCGGTGAAATGCGTAGATATGGGAAGGAACATCAGTGGCGAAGGCGGCCACCTGGACTGATACTGACGCTGAGGTGCGAAAGCGTGGGGAGCAAACAGGATTAGATACCCTGGTAGTCCACGCCGTAAACGATGTCAACTAGCCGTTGGGGGACTTGATCCTTTAGTGGCGCAGCTAACGCAATAAGTTGACCGCCTGGGGAGTACGGCCGCAAGGTTAAAACTCAAATGAATTGACGGGGGCCCGCACAAGCGGTGGAGCATGTGGTTTAATTCGATGCAACGCGAAGAACCTTACCAGGCCTTGACATCCTTGGAATCTTTGAGAGATCAGAGAGTGCCTTCGGGAATCAAGTGACAGGTGCTGCATGGCTGTCGTCAGCTCGTGTCGTGAGATGTTGGGTTAAGTCCCGTAACGAGCGCAACCCTTATCCTTAGTTGCTAGCAGGTTAAGCTGAGAACTCTAAGGAGACTGCCGGTGACAAACCGGAGGAAGGTGGGGACGACGTCAAGTCATCATGGCCCTTACGGCCTGGGCTACACACGTGCTACAATGGTGCATACAGAGGGTTGCGAAGCAGCGATGTGAAGCTAATCCCAGAAAATGTATCGTAGTCCGGATTGGAGTCTGCAACTCGACTCCATGAAGTCGGAATCGCTAGTAATCGCGAATCAGAATGTCGCGGTGAATACGTTCCCGGGCCTTGTACACACCGCCCGTCACACCATGGGAGTGGATTGCAAAAGAAGTGGCTAGCTTAACCTTCGGGAGGGCGGTCACCACTTTGTGGTTCATGACTGGGGTGAAGTCGTAACAAGGTAGCCGTAGGGGAACCTGCGGCTGGATCACCTCCTTAATCGAAGCGTTGAGCTTTGGTAAGTGTCCACACTCATTGCCTGATCGAGTGGTTGAAGAAAGAAAGCTACAAGCCGAAAAGCTGCAAGCTGATGCTTGGAGCTTTTATGTTTATAGGCCTGTAGCTCAGCTGGTTAGAGCGCACCCCTGATAAGGGTGAGGTCGGCAGTTCAAGTCTGCCCAGGCCTACCAATTTTCCGTTACTCTTCGTTGGATCATCACTCGCATAGTGAACTATGCGTCGCGATAATCCGCCTTGATTAACGAAAAATTCCCTGAATGGGGCTATAGCTCAGCTGGGAGAGCGCCTGCCTTGCACGCAGGAGGTCAGCGGTTCGATCCCGCTTAGCTCCACCACTTTCTTCAAGTAGTTATCACCTATAAGTGATTAAGCGTTAAGTTTATTAATGTCTTGATGATTTATAAGTGGTTTTTACGCCACGGTTCTTTAACAAGGTAGATTCTTAAGTAAAGTCTGATAGATACAAATTGATTGTGATGACCAATTTGTATCGTCAAAGAGTTCAAGGCGTGTATTTTTTACATGAATTGTCCGGTTCCGTAAGTTTGTGATAGAGCTTATGGATAACGTTATAAAGCAATGAGTGGCTTGAGTTATATGGTCAAGCGACTAAGCGCATACGGTGGATGCCTTGGCAGTCAGAGGCGATGAAGGACGTAGGAGCCTGCGAAAAGCTCGGGGGAGTTGGCAAACGAACGTTATATCCCGAGATGTCCGAATGGGGAAACCCACCCAGTGTAAGCTGGGTACCATGCACTGAATCCATAGGTGTATGGGGCGAACCCGGGGAACTGAAACATCTAAGTACCCGGAGGAAAAGAAATCAATTGAGATTCCCTTAGTAGCGGCGAGCGAACGGGGATTAGCCGAGCGATGTGAGTTAGTGGAACGGTCTGGAAAGTCCGGCGATAGAGGGTGATAGCCCCGTACACGAAAGCGATCATCGACGTATTAAGTAGGACGGCACACGTGATATGTTGTCTGAAGATGGGGGACCATCCTCCAAGGCTAAATACTCCTGACTGACCGATAGTGAACCAGTACCGTGAGGGAAAGGCGAAAAGAACCCCTGTGAGGGGAGTGAAATAGAACCTGAAACCGTATGCGTACAAGCAGTAGGAGCCCTTCGGGGTGACTGCGTACCTTTTGTATAATGGGTCAGCGACTTACTTTCAGTAGCAAGGTTAACCGTATAGGGGAGCCGTAGGGAAACCGAGTCTTAATAGGGCGTATAGTTGCTGGGAGTAGACCCGAAACCCGGTGATCTATCCATGGCCAGGGTGAAGGTTGAGTAACATCAACTGGAGGCCCGAACCCAACTATGTTGCAAAATGGTGGGATGAGCTGTGGATCGGAGTGAAAGGCTAATCAAACCGGGAGATAGCTGGTTCTCCTCGAAAGCTATTTAGGTAGCGCCTCGCGTCTCACCCTCGGGGGTAGAGCACTGTTTCGGCTAGGGGCCCATCCCGGGTTACCAAACCGATGCAAACTCCGAATACCGAGGAGTGCAATCGCGGGAGACACACGGCGGGTGCTAACGTCCGTCGTGGAAAGGGAAACAACCCAGACCGCCAGCTAAGGTCCCAAATTACAGTTAAGTGGGAAACGATGTGGGAAGGCCCAGACAGCTAGGAGGTTGGCTTAGAAGCAGCCATCCTTTAAAGAAAGCGTAATAGCTCACTAG belongs to bacterium SCSIO 12696 and includes:
- a CDS encoding putative sulfate exporter family transporter codes for the protein MMKALSPIKKPVEVPLIRGVFICVIVALAASFIANHYGGPVMLFALLLGMAVNFLATDKASAAGIDFSANVILKTGVALLGGRILFEDISSLGLLGVAVVVASTLVTIMFGALLARLLKVPTNLGLLSGGAVAICGVSATMTLSTVMPKNEQTERYIGLTVVMVSVIGSVAMISYPIVMQQLQLSPAATGFILGASIHDVSHVAGASFSISPEVGHTAMVVKMLRVAMLIPIAWMFFWYFRGNAADAGNATATDRSGLRLPLFLIVFVVLCCVNNFGWIPQPVAAGMEVISRWCFVIAIVALGIKTSFQGLAGIGWRPVLLVILQSLFLGFLAVFWALYSY
- a CDS encoding anhydro-N-acetylmuramic acid kinase encodes the protein MTSPSAEATQLFIGLMSGTSVDAVDAVLVELGGTQPNTIAHIESDIPPALRRDILALSTPGDDHVDLLGHTDHWIGELFAATAQQIMAKAGVQPEQVTAIGSHGQTIRHRPPEPGEAHPFTLQIGDPNIIAQRTGVTTVADFRRRDMAAGGHGAPLAPALHNALFRHSQRNRAVVNLGGIANITWLPAGQEAVGYDTGPANMVMDDWCQLHLQQPYDKNGQWAASGKVQLELLKRFMAHPYLQRPTPKSTGREDFNLSWLQRILAELGRELSAQDVQATLLEFTARTVADAIKDCGNVNEVFLCGGGAFNGQLTARLEAMLHPAQLATTAILGIDPKQVECVAFAWMAKRTLEKLSGNLPAVTGAKSDVILGGVYSS
- a CDS encoding peptidoglycan DD-metalloendopeptidase family protein is translated as MTSRRRPGLWQRLVSPALPRAHLLAATGVTIVVVAALALMPSEPASAKHKLTDVEKSDAVAVSDFDAIIQPPPVEEPVVALPSKPALTWKEITVKSGDNLSTLFKKASLSPQDVHRFVSSSKSAKQLKRLIPGQTLSFGLNQDGQLDTLRYRISQLESWQFKHQGDQFEAEHIVLEPQVTATYREAEITSSLFVAADNVGIPHDLIMELAGIFGWDVDFALDIRKGDHFMVLYEEKFLDGAKIGNGNILAAEFTNQGKTFKAVRFEDANGHANYYTPEGLSMRKAFLRTPVNFARVSSGFNMRRLHPITKKVRPHRGIDYAAPTGTPIYASGDGKVVKAGYTRANGNYVVIQHGQSYSTKYLHLHKRKVKRGQSVRQGQTIGTVGATGLATGPHLHYEFLVNGVHRNPRTVKLPQAKPIAEKHKAEFLKQTQPLIASLAKHRDQNQLAQLGKPKKNEG
- the tyrS gene encoding tyrosine--tRNA ligase, producing MTGAELIADLRARGLIAQMTADKELEEHLDQSRTLYCGFDPTADSLHIGSLVPLLTLTRFQLAGHKPIALVGGATGLVGDPSGKSEERNLNTPDVVANWVDKLRAQVSAFVDFECGDNSAVVVNNLDWSGEVRVLDFLRDIGKHFAVNQMVKKESVKQRIEREGEGISFTEFSYMILQSWDFAELNKAHNCTLQIGGSDQWGNITGGTDLARRLNGSEVFGLTLPLVTKSDGSKFGKTASGTIWLDPKKTSPYAFYQFWINSADADVYKFLRYFTFVPVQHIHDWEQSGDRHQNVLADEVTRLVHGEEGLLAAQRITAALFGGSTQILTEDDLCQLRLDGLPSSNLQANDLVKPLTAILSEHGVGQGKQIKDALSRHAVLINEQPIGMDRNMSAAELLSKENAKYGRFFLVKLGKKKYHLLELI